GTGTGTTTCGACGCTTCGGGACAAAACCGGCATCCAGAATGTTTCGGCGAATCTCCTCGAAAGACATCAGTTGCCGCGTGGCGGCAGTCTTCACAACGTTCTCTTCGAGGACGGTACTCCCGAAGTCGTTGACACCGTATAACAGTGAAAGCTGTCCGATCTTTGGACCCATCGTCAGCCAGGCGGCCTGAATATGTTGTACATTGTCCAGCATAATCCTGGAGACGGCCACGGTCCGAAGATAGCCGTAGCCGCTTCCCACGGTCCCTCCGAACGCATCACCATTGGGTTGATAGCTCCAGGGGATAAAGGCCGTAAAACCGCCGGTCCGATCTTGCAACTCTCGAATCCTGATCAGGTGCTCAACACGCTGGGCCGACGTTTCGCCTACCCCATACATCATCGTGGCCGAGCTGGGTATTCCGAGACCGTGGGCGATCTGCATGAGGTTCAGCCAGTCGGATGCAGTCTCTTTCAGCGGCGAAACACGCTGCCTCACCTCATCGACCAACAGTTCGGCTCCCGCTCCAGGAATCGAATCGAGGCCAGCCGCTTGAAGCCGCTTCAACGTCTCTTTGAGAGATATCTTGGAACTACTTGAGATATAACTGATTTCTACAGTAGAGAGTGCGTGGAGATGAACCGGAAAGCGAGCCTTAATGGAGGTAAGCAGATCCTCGTAATAGTCGATCTTCAGGCTGGGATTCAGTCCCCCTTGCAGCAGGACCTCCGTCCCACCAAGATCGATCAGCTCTTCGATTTTCTGAAAGATCTCCTCCTTGGACAGGAGATACCCTTCCGGAGAGCCCGGCAGCCGGTAGAAGGCGCAGAACGAGCATTGAACCCAGCAGATGTTGGTATAGTTGATGGTGCGACCGATGACATAGGTTACGACCGGTTCAGGATGCAAGCGTCGGCGCACACAGTCAGCCATGGCGGATAGATCGAGCAGCGTCGCCTGTTCGAACAGCTCGACACCATCATCAAAGGTGAGCCGTTCCCCCTCCTCGACCTTTCCCGCAATCGCCTCAATTCTCTTGTTCGACTCAGCCATACCGAAGATTCCTCAGTGAATAAGCGGTGCATGGCTATTGTACGCGATAGGGCAGACGATCGCCAGACCGAAGTGAGCGTGCGTGAGCGTAAGACGTATCGAATAAGGCAAAAGGGGAATCTGCGATTCCAGCGTCATGACCCTTGACATGGAGGCGGTCTTTATGCGACTGTCCGGGTACTAGGCTATCTGGTCCGTGGGTCTGTTTGGTCTTTCTGGTCCGGACGCAATCAACGCAACGACGCTATGGACGTAATGACGCAGTTTCCACGGGAGCGGACCTGGCTTCTGCCGGCATTGCAAGCGGCGCAAGAGGCCGAGGGCTGGCTAAGTCCGGAGAGCCTCGCGACTGTCGCTCTACACCTTCGGGTTCCACAGAGCGAGGTGTACGGCGTTGCCGGCCACTACCCGGAGTTCCGACTCGTCAAACCGGGATCCCGCATTGTTCGGGTGTGCACCGGCGTGAGCTGCCGCATTCAGGGCGGTCTGACGCTGCTCCACACTCTCCAGGATCGCCTTGGGCTCAGGACCGGCGAGACGTCGCAGGATCACAGCGTCACCCTCGAAGAAGTCGACTGCCTCTTCAGGTGTTCCATGGCCCCCCTGGTCGAGGTGGATCGCCGGTGCTACGGACGAGTCGGCGTGGATCAACTCGACCGACTATTCGATCTCCCAGTCCCCAGGAAACCGTATATCTCTGTCCCCTCTTTCGTACAACCGACCGGCGACATTCCGCCGGCAACCTTCGAACAGCTCTTGGCGCAATCGTCCACCCATCCCGATACAGAGTTCAGACTTGTCGTCGGCGTGGGAAGTTGTAGCGAGTCAGTCGGGGCCGACCTCCTTATGGGACGGCTCGCAGAGGAGGCTGAGCGACAAGGGCTGTCCGCGACCGTCGTGGAGGGGGGCTGCAACGGCATGTGCTACGCCGCTCCCATTGTGGAACTCTACCGATCCGGCTGGCCAAGAATGACGTTGAAGGCGGTGACCGTCAATCATGTACGCTCCCTGATCTCGGCGCTGAAGGATAACCGACTGCCCGCAGAGCTTGAGGCAGTGGCCTGGCAGGAATCGTCCTGGCACGGGATCTCCGGCCTCGATCAGGAGCCGTTCCTCGGCGGCCAGCATCGAGCTGTCCTCGAGCGCTGCGGCACGGTTGATGCGAGCGACCTGACCGACGCCTTGCGTCAGGGGAGCTACGCGGCCTTCGCCCGCGCCCTCGAGCAGCATGATCCGCTCACCGTCATCAACGAGGTCAAGGCGTCCGGTCTTGCCGGGCGCGGCGGGGCGTACTTCGGGGCGGGGCGTAAATGGGAGGCCTGCCGCAACGCGACAGGTTCGCCCAAATATCTCGTCGTCAACGGCGAGGAGGGGGAGCCCGGCATCTTTAAGGACCGTCACCTGATGGAGGGAGACCCCCATCGGCTCCTGGAAGGGATTCTCCTGGCGGCCTTCGCCTCTGGGGCCGGCCGCGGCATCCTCTTCATCAACGGCGAGGCGGATCTCTCGGCGCATCGGATGGAGCAGGCGCTTCGCTCGGCCGAGGCCGTCGGCCTGCTCGGCGAACGGATCCTTGGAAGCGATTTCTCCTTTCAGCTTGAGCTTCGCCGGGGAGCGGGCGGCTTTATCCTCGGGGAAGAAACGGCTCTCATGGAAGCGATCGAAGGCAAGCGCGCCATGCCTCGCCCCAAACCCCCGTTCCCGGTGGAGGCAGGGCTATGGGGTAAGCCGACGGTGATTAATAACGTCGAAACCCTTGCGGCTGTGCCGCTGATCGTGAGTCGAGGGGCGGCGTGGTTTTCGGCTCTTGGGGGAGGACGGGGGACCAAGCTCTTCGGCCTCTCCGGCCATCTTGCCAGGCCGGGGATCGTGGAGGTGCCGGTAGGAGTAAGCCTCCGTCACTTGATTCAGGAGATCGGCGGTGGAGGTGATGGGCAGGCCCTCAAGGCTGCCCTCGTCGGCGGACCCTCCGGCGTGATCGTCCACCAGAGCCGGTTCGATGAACCGCTGATCCCAGGCAGCAACCTCTCGCCGGGAAGCGGAGGCGTGGTCGCCCTCGGCGAGAACGTTTCCATCGGCGACGTCACCCGGACACTTCTCGCCTTCAATGCGCAGGAGTCGTGCGGCAAATGCACGCCATGCCGAGAGGGAACAGTCCGCCTGCTTACCCTCCTTGACCAACCTTCCAGTTCAAACCGTCGTCGAGAGATTGAAGAACTCGCTGAAATCGTGCGGCTGGCCTCGCTGTGCGGCCTCGGTCAATCTGCACCGCTGTCGCTCCTCTCGGCGCTTCAACAGTTTCCTGAAAAGATGGTCTCGACCCCGCCTGAGATCACCGGAAGGGAATGACGATGGGCGATACGCTCGTCAGCCTTACCATCAACGGAACCAGCGTGACCGTCCAGCCCGGCGCCACAGTCCTCGATGCCGTGAACCGGCTCGGTCTCCCGCTTCCGCAGTTGTGCAAGGACCCGGATCGCCCTGCCCTTGGGGCCTGCCGGACCTGCCTGGTCAAGGTCGAGGGAGTACGCGGCTTCCCGGCTTCCTGTCATCTCCCCGCCAGCGAGGGGATGGCGGTCTCGACCAACGATCCCGTTCTCACACGGATCCGAAACGGGGTCCTTGACCTCACGTGCGGCATGGCGACCCCTTCTTTTAATCGGCCTGGGTTCGGTCAGCTCTCTGATGCCTGCGCCCGGCTCGGGTTCTTTCAGCGCCGCCATATGCCCTGGCGGCATGTGCCGGTGGACGACACCAAGTCGTTCTTCGTCCTCGATCGGGACGCCTGCATCCTCTGCGGCCGCTGCACCGTCGCCTGCGATGACGTCCAACAGATCGGCGCTATCGCCCTGTTGGGGCGAGGCAGCGCGACTACGGTGGGGGTCTTCGGAGACGGCCCCCTCTCCTCCTCTGTCTGTACCTCATGCGGGCAATGCGTCGCCACCTGTCCCACGGGGGCCATCCGACCGAAGGAGGCGCCCGCGCCTGTCGTGCGGGAGGTCGAGACGACCTGCCCCTACTGCGGCGTCGGTTGCGGCATAATCCTTCGCGTTCGGGCCGACGGGCGCCTCGCGATGATGGCCGACGATGTCCCTGACAACCAATCGAGCCTCGGCATGCTCTGTGTGAAAGGACGGTTCGGCACAGGGTTCGTTCATGCTCCCGACCGGATTACGCGTCCCATGATTCGAAACGGTGGGCGCTGGCAGGAGGTCTCGTGGAACGAGGCGCTCGATGCCGCGGCGGAGGGCTTGGCCAGAAATCGGGGACGTTTCGGGGCGCTGGCCTCGGCAAAGGCCACCAACGAGGACGGCTACGTCGTCCAGAAATTCTGCCGGATGGTGATGGGATCCAACAACATGGACCACTGCGCCCGCCTTTGCCAGTCGCCCTCGGTGGTGGCAATGCTTGCCTCTTTGGGCTCAGGAGCGGCCTCCAACTCCTTCACCGATTTCGAGGAGGCGGGATGCCTCATGATCGTCGGAGCGGATCCCCCCTCGAACCACCCGGTGATCGCTGTTCGCCTTCGTCGCGCGATCAGCCGTGGCGCCCGGCTCATCGTGGTAGACCCGAAGCGGGTCGAGCTGTGCGATCAGGCCGATCTCTGGCTGCGCCAAAGACCAGGCACCGACGTGACACTCTTTAACGCTATAGCAAAGGTGATCGTGGACGAAGGGCTGACGAATCTTCCGTTCGTGCAAAATCGCACCGAAGGGTTCGAGACGTGGCGGCAATCTTTGGAGCCGTATACCCTTGAGCTCGCCGAACGGGTGACTGCCGTCCCACGCGAACAGATCAGACAGGCGGCCCGCTGGTACGCGAAGCCCCCCTTTGCCGGCTCCTGCCTCATCTGGGGGATGGGGGTGACGCAGCACACGAATGGCACTGCCAACGCCCATGCCATCCTGAACCTTTCCCTTGTCACGGGCCAGATGGGTTTTCCGGGTTCCGGCATTGCACCACTCAGAGGTCAGAACAACGTCCAGGGATGCGGGGATGCCGGGTGTCTCCCCACGCATCTGCCTGGCTATCAGCGCTACACCCCTGAAGCCTTAGACAAGTTCGAGGCGGCCTGGGGCGTTCGACCTCCCAGCAGCGAAGGCATGAAGCTCACTGAAATGGTGGATGGATGCCTGGACGGATCAATCCGGGCCATGTACATGGTCGGCGAAAACCCCCTCCTCACAGAACCCGATCTTCACCACGCCAGGCGCGCGATCTCCAACCTCGACTGCCTCGTAGTCCAGGAGCTGTTCCTGCACGAAACCGCCGAGCTGGCCCACGTCTTCCTCCCCACGGCCGCCTTTGCCGAAAAAGAGGGGACGTTCACCAACTCGGAGCGGCGAGTCCAGCGCGTGAGAAAGGCACTCGATCCACCGGGAGAGGCAAGGCCGGATTGGTGGATTACGTCTGAGTTGGCACGACGGGTCGCCGAGAGGCTTGGTCTACCTG
The DNA window shown above is from Candidatus Methylomirabilis tolerans and carries:
- the mqnC gene encoding dehypoxanthine futalosine cyclase; translated protein: MAESNKRIEAIAGKVEEGERLTFDDGVELFEQATLLDLSAMADCVRRRLHPEPVVTYVIGRTINYTNICWVQCSFCAFYRLPGSPEGYLLSKEEIFQKIEELIDLGGTEVLLQGGLNPSLKIDYYEDLLTSIKARFPVHLHALSTVEISYISSSSKISLKETLKRLQAAGLDSIPGAGAELLVDEVRQRVSPLKETASDWLNLMQIAHGLGIPSSATMMYGVGETSAQRVEHLIRIRELQDRTGGFTAFIPWSYQPNGDAFGGTVGSGYGYLRTVAVSRIMLDNVQHIQAAWLTMGPKIGQLSLLYGVNDFGSTVLEENVVKTAATRQLMSFEEIRRNILDAGFVPKRRNT
- a CDS encoding NAD(P)H-dependent oxidoreductase subunit E; amino-acid sequence: MTQFPRERTWLLPALQAAQEAEGWLSPESLATVALHLRVPQSEVYGVAGHYPEFRLVKPGSRIVRVCTGVSCRIQGGLTLLHTLQDRLGLRTGETSQDHSVTLEEVDCLFRCSMAPLVEVDRRCYGRVGVDQLDRLFDLPVPRKPYISVPSFVQPTGDIPPATFEQLLAQSSTHPDTEFRLVVGVGSCSESVGADLLMGRLAEEAERQGLSATVVEGGCNGMCYAAPIVELYRSGWPRMTLKAVTVNHVRSLISALKDNRLPAELEAVAWQESSWHGISGLDQEPFLGGQHRAVLERCGTVDASDLTDALRQGSYAAFARALEQHDPLTVINEVKASGLAGRGGAYFGAGRKWEACRNATGSPKYLVVNGEEGEPGIFKDRHLMEGDPHRLLEGILLAAFASGAGRGILFINGEADLSAHRMEQALRSAEAVGLLGERILGSDFSFQLELRRGAGGFILGEETALMEAIEGKRAMPRPKPPFPVEAGLWGKPTVINNVETLAAVPLIVSRGAAWFSALGGGRGTKLFGLSGHLARPGIVEVPVGVSLRHLIQEIGGGGDGQALKAALVGGPSGVIVHQSRFDEPLIPGSNLSPGSGGVVALGENVSIGDVTRTLLAFNAQESCGKCTPCREGTVRLLTLLDQPSSSNRRREIEELAEIVRLASLCGLGQSAPLSLLSALQQFPEKMVSTPPEITGRE
- the fdhF gene encoding formate dehydrogenase subunit alpha, with product MGDTLVSLTINGTSVTVQPGATVLDAVNRLGLPLPQLCKDPDRPALGACRTCLVKVEGVRGFPASCHLPASEGMAVSTNDPVLTRIRNGVLDLTCGMATPSFNRPGFGQLSDACARLGFFQRRHMPWRHVPVDDTKSFFVLDRDACILCGRCTVACDDVQQIGAIALLGRGSATTVGVFGDGPLSSSVCTSCGQCVATCPTGAIRPKEAPAPVVREVETTCPYCGVGCGIILRVRADGRLAMMADDVPDNQSSLGMLCVKGRFGTGFVHAPDRITRPMIRNGGRWQEVSWNEALDAAAEGLARNRGRFGALASAKATNEDGYVVQKFCRMVMGSNNMDHCARLCQSPSVVAMLASLGSGAASNSFTDFEEAGCLMIVGADPPSNHPVIAVRLRRAISRGARLIVVDPKRVELCDQADLWLRQRPGTDVTLFNAIAKVIVDEGLTNLPFVQNRTEGFETWRQSLEPYTLELAERVTAVPREQIRQAARWYAKPPFAGSCLIWGMGVTQHTNGTANAHAILNLSLVTGQMGFPGSGIAPLRGQNNVQGCGDAGCLPTHLPGYQRYTPEALDKFEAAWGVRPPSSEGMKLTEMVDGCLDGSIRAMYMVGENPLLTEPDLHHARRAISNLDCLVVQELFLHETAELAHVFLPTAAFAEKEGTFTNSERRVQRVRKALDPPGEARPDWWITSELARRVAERLGLPDSGFGYSNPAEVFDEMARLVPFLAGISHDRLDREGGIQWPCPTSDHPGTRILHTESFPIGKARFVPVEQTAEAAELPDHDFPFLLNTGRILYHWHGGTLTRRVQGLLELAPRLEVAINPDDARRLGLDQGTLVRLTSRRGELTAYAQITDAVRAGELFIPFVKLAESGANILTNSVYDPSAKIPEYKVCAVAIERVG